From the genome of Thermovirga sp.:
AGGCTCTTCGGCACGAACCCCGCTAGGACGAGATTTTTGATGCCCCTCGACCGGAGCTTTCCGAGCAGTTCCCCAAGAGCGGGTCTTTCGATCCTTGTCACTTCCAGGGCCCACTTTTCCAGGGGCGCTGTCTTCTCCCCAAAGGAAAAAACAAGGGGGGGTCTGCCCCTCTCAAAGAGCCGACGGGCTATCTCGACAGAAAGATCGCCTTCACCGGCAAACAGTCCTATCGTTTCATCCAAAAAAGCCACCGCCTATCTGTCGGCGATCCTCACCAGGTATCCGGCGATCACGAGGAAAACCAGGTTCGGCGCCCAGGCCGCCACGAG
Proteins encoded in this window:
- a CDS encoding LpxI family protein, which produces MDETIGLFAGEGDLSVEIARRLFERGRPPLVFSFGEKTAPLEKWALEVTRIERPALGELLGKLRSRGIKNLVLAGFVPKSLIFRPDLLDDDLRGILSSLPFRDDHSLLGAIVSFFESRGVTVLPYRDIIPELLAPRGTIAGRQPLPGEEEDILYGLRI